AGGACCATGCTCCCCCAGGGAGGATCAGGACACATGTGGTGTCCCCACAGGGTTCCCCAAATGCAGTATGGCAGCTGGTGCATTGCACCGTGATctggagaaaggcagcagcagctcggCTCCCTGCCCATGCccatgctgcagagctgggcacagccacagccacaggaCCCACAGGTGCAAGGGTTGGGAACACACCTGGGGCAGCACCACACAGAGTTAAAGCTGCTAACTAACATCAGGAAAAGACATCAGAGTAGAAACTAATTTGGTTTTACTGCCTGTAGgatatttccttcattttggcATTGTACAGAGCAAAACCTGCCGATGCCTGCTTTGTCCCTAGGGATCCTGCAGTGAGCTGGGTTATTTTCAAAGGACCTTTTGTGATTGAGCTAAGGAACAGAAGTAAATGCAGAAGTTCCAGGGGGAGGCTGAGATTTAGCTctgaggggaaaacaaaaatgcaaaggcaCCCCAAGTGCTGTGGATGCTGAGCACCACCCTGGGCAGGAGACTTTGGGGGCTGCCAGAGAAGCCAAGGGGTCAACACGTAGGCAAACAGCACCCACCATGGGGTTCAACTCCaggtggggcagggagaggtaATGTAAGGCTGAGGGGAAGGAGTGAGGATGAGCTGTGCTACAGAGTTGCTAGGGGAGCTGGAGGAAAGAGGCAGGAGAGCATATAGAGGATGGGCTCCCTGGGTCCTTTTTGTTTTAGGGATGGGGTGTgtgagggcagcagggcagctgctctgagctgtgctggggaggcagcGAGGGCCAGAAGGTGGGTGGTGGGAGCTGAGGCCAGGGCAGGCTCCCAGGAGGTGCCCTGAGCTTCTGTTCTGCAGCTCCAAACTCCCAAGGGGTGAAGAGAATGGCTGTTGAAGGCCacattttcctcagttttcttgAACGAAGTGGATAGTTTGCTCTTTCACAAGGAAAACTAGACAAATTATGGGAACTCTGCTTAGAAAACTGCATAACTACTGACCAAACCAGAGCCCTAATTAGACTTTGGAAGCCCTAGATTTGCATCTAATCTGCAATGCCCAGGCCCTGGCCTGCATGACCACAGTGTGATATGCTCCCCTGAGATGCAGGGTACCCCAGGCCAGTTATTTGGAGCGATCTTTGATCCCCATCTAATTTTCTGCGCAGATAGAGATACAATCCCCATATCACTTTCTGTAGTTGTGGAGATGCATGCTactggagaggagggaggaagactTTTTTGTGGCTTAAACACTTAGATTGCATCAGGTTGTGGTGAGAAATGCTGTAAATAAGAGCAGGAGAACTTCTGGGTGTGGGTTCCAGTTAATCTCTGGCTTTGCCCTGCATGGTGGGCATGGCTAGGATGTGAACTTCAGTGTTGCAAGACAGTTGTTTTGCAACACTGAATTTTATAAGACTCTTTGACCATCTCTGGCTCAGATGAGCAGCTTGGGATACAGATGCTTTTGGGGGTGAGGCCATGCTCGTTCCTCTGCCTTGATCTAAGCTAACTCTCATGTAGAAGCATAAAGCAGGAAAATTGAAGTGGTACACTTCTGTGCTCAAGGAAGGAACCACATTTAAGGAACCATCTTGATGTTGGGTCTTCCCCTTTGGGAAACCTTtctgggcaggggggcagggctgtggggctgggctttCACCCCTTGAGCAGGAGGAGGCATCAGCACTTGGGACTCTTCTGCCACCTGTGCTCTGCCCACCCCATTCCATGCTTCCCTCTGTCTCAGCCTTCACCCCGTCTCCTCCACCTTCCTCACCCCCATGCAGTCCCCGCTCTGCCCTGCCCAATCCACCCACATCTCTGTGTACCCTTAGAGCACCATTATTGCCCACTCTTATCCCTTCCTCCTGTCCCCTTGCCCAACTGTTCACTGGCATCTCTTGGCCCTGATGCCAGCCCTAGCCCACCCTCATGTCCCAAGGGACCCCATCCCCAACCTGGCTCCCATCTTTCCGGCATCGACCCTGGACCTCACTCTCTCTCGCAGGTGTGGTGATGCGGATGGAGGTGGGTGCCTGGAAGTACCACTACAGTGACCAAGGGGACTACACGTGGGAGCAGGCCAGGAACTACTGCCAgaccttcttcactgacctaGTGGCAATCCAGAACAAGCGGGAGATTGAGTACCTCAATGAGAGCCTGCCCTTCCACAACCGCTACTACTGGATTGGCATCCGCAAGCTGAACGGCATCTGGACCTGGGTGGGCACCAAGAAGGCACTGACGAAGGAGGCGGAGAactgggcagctggggagcccaACAACCGCCGCTCCAACCAGGACTGCGTGGAGATCTACATCAAGCGGCCACGGGAGTCGGGCAAGTGGAACGATGAGCCCTGCAACCGGAGGAAAAAGGCACTGTGCTACCAGGGTGAGCGGGGGGACTGTGGCACAGGCCCAGATCAGGTGGGCTGGGGACCTCAGAAGGGTGACCAGTGGCTCCTGATGACCATCCTCTGTGTGCAcagcctcctgcccacccaTTCCATGCAGCCAGCGCGGCGAGTGCGTGGAGACCATCGGGAGCTATCATTGCGAGTGCTACCCTGGCTTCTATGGCCCCGAGTGCGAGGCTGGTGAGGCAAACAtccccatccctccatccaTGCTGGAAAGCCTGAGCCCTGGCATCAAAGCGGGCAATTCTGTTGTGCTCCTAATGGGCTGGCGGTGCCACGTCTCTCCCAGTTGTGCAGTGTGCTGAGCTTGAGCCCAGGGGAGCACGCATGAACTGCAGCCATCCCTACGGAGACTTCAGCTACAACTCCACCTGCGTGTTTGGGTGCCACGAGGGGTTTGAGCGGCAAGGGGCTGGCACGCTGCGGTGCCTGCCTTCCCAGAAGTGGTCAGCAGACATCCCCACGTGCACAGGTAGGGCCTGCCAGGGGGTCTCAGGGATGCAGCATTGATGCTTTGGGGGGGTCAAGCCCCGTGTGCCCAACACTGCTCAGGCAAGTGATGGGCTGCACttgctgtgccccagcccttTGCAGAAGCGGCTCCCGGTGTTCCGTATGGGGAGCAGTTCCCTGATAAGACTGCAATGGGCAGAGTGGCTGTGAGCTCTGGATGAGCCCCCTGCTTGCCCTGGCTGTCCCAGTGCTCTTGCTTGCTGACCTGAATCCCACCCAGGTGCCAGCACCCTGCATGGTCTGAGCATGAGGGCAGGAGAGTGTCTTGGCATCTCCATCATCCTGGTGGCACCATCTCCATCTCCCCCTGCTCACCCCAATCCACTTTGGGAAGGTGCTTGGCATCTCAGGAATCCTCAGAGAAGATCAAAGGGTGGCTGCTGTTGTGGCCAGGGGAAGGGTGTATCCcagcggggctgggctgccTTGAGCGGCAGCAAGGGCCTCTGAGATGAGCTTAGGTATAAGCTGGGAGGGACAAAACAGGGCAGGAAGCCACAAAGGAGAGAAAGCTGCGGTACATCATGCTGCAGGGAAAGTCTTCCTGTCAGCGGCTCAAAGGTTCACAGCCAGGTGCCAGGCATCCCAGAGAGGTGCTGGGCTTTTTTGGGGCGTGCGAGAGCCTTGCTCCACCTTCCCTGTGCTGTTGCGTGGTGCATCTGCAGCCTTGCACAAGGGTGGGACAAAGCAAGGACTGGAGCAGACACAGAACACAGCTGGGGACCCTCTGTGTTGGGAGTCCCAGCAGGAGGGGTCGGGGGCAGGCAGGGTCTCTGTatagatatttaaaaaataaaatcctgcctTGAAGTTACTGCTGCCAATGATACTTGTTCTGGCTGGGCCTGTGGTCCAGCCCGGGGCTTGCTTTAGGCAGCTGAGACCAGCAAATCTTTCTGTGGTTAAGGGGAACGGGCATGGAGATGTGACTGTCCCGtggccagcagcccccacagTGGCAGGGTCAGAGGCTGGCTCCCAATTTTGTGGAAGTCCTCCCACACAAGCTGGGCTGAGCCTGCCTGCTCCAGGCTTTCCAAGTTCCCAAAGGTTTGCTTTCCCAGctcactgttttttcctgctggctgtaagtatgatttatttttctttttcgcAATGAATCAGAAGAGTCAGTCAGCCGCCTTTGCTAATTACGAAGCTGCATTAGCAAACGTTGCCAGTTGGGTTTACTCCAAAAACAAGCAGAGGTTCCTGCTGCAGTGAGGCTGATGCTACTGCAGACACTATAAGGGGCaaggctgcctgccctgccctcgcACGCGCTGCCGGgtgtctgcctgcagccctcACGCCCTCAGCATGCCCTCCCCACGCTGCAAAGGTAGAGCCTGGGCTGCCTGCTGGAAGGTGCatcagtgctgggttttggggCCCCGATAGACACCTCCAGGGATTCTGTGGGAAACCAGGCTTGCCTGTAAAATAGCTGTGAAAGGAAAAGTCTGCCAAGGAAAGTCTTCGGTGTCAGCCTGAAAGGTGTAGGAAATGGGGTCTGTCTCACCGGGGCTGGGTGCCGGTGATGTTAGGTGTGCTCCTGCCACTAACCTGCGGTGgtcctgcaggcaggcagagccgCTCGCCACAGCAAATGTTGGGTGCTGCCATGGCATGCAGCGAAGCACACCCCAGGCACAGCCTGGAGGGGCTGGCACGCAGCCCCTGTagccatcccatccccatcccctaCAGCCCCAAAGCCACCTGGGTGTCCTTCCCACTGCTACTGTGACAAGAATGGAGGCAGGTCTCTGCTCCAATCCAGGGAGGGAGGCGAGTAGGACTGTAGCAGCCATGGTCCTTCATCCTGGGGGCTGCAACGCCAGGGTAGTGCAGGGGATGAACAGGGCTCTGGCAGAGCAGCAACTTCCACCACCAGGAAATCATTCCTATGGCAGAAAAATCATTGCACCAACTACATTACTACTGTTTTTGAAGAGATGAGACTTGTCTGGGTAGGAAAGGCAAATCAGAGACATATCACCAGAGGTTTGGTTTTGCCTGATCAGGATTCAGCCCTAATCCTTAGATTTAACCTCATCTATCTTGTCTCTGAGACCTGCTCTCCCATTGCAGCCATCACCTGCCCAGAGCTCAGTGCTCCAGACCGGGGAGAGCTGAACTGCTCCCACCTCCACGGGGACTTTGCCTTCGGCTCCACGTGTTCCTTCTCCTGTCAGATGGGGTTTGAGCTGATGGGGTCAGAGAGCCGAGAGTGCACAGCCACAGGGACCTGGACAGGGGATGCCCCACGCTGTGAAGGTAAAGCTGCTTCTAGAGCAGAGATCAGGGTGTCATTGGCCTTGGGGAGACACTAGGATGTTCCCCAGCCTCTTGGTTCCAGCAGTTTAGCCTCCCAGTCCCCAAGATCCGCTTGAAGTGTGCCCCTTTGCCCTGCAGCCATCACCTGCCCTGTGCTCAGCGCTCCAGACTGGGGAGAGTTGAGCTGCTCCCACCTCCACGGGGACTTCACCTTTGGCTCCACGTGTGCCTTCTCCTGCCAGGCAGGGTTTGCACTAATGGGGCCAGAGAGCCGCAAATGCACAGCCACAGGGACCTGGACTGGGGATGCCCCACGCTGTGAAGGTAGAGTTGCTGCTCGAGGTGTCCCAGACCTTGGATTGACCCTGGGATGTTCTCCAGTGTCTTGATCCTCTCATTGCAAGTTGAGCCTCATAGTCTCCAGGCTCCTGCTGAAGTGTATATCTATCCATGCAGCTGTTGCCTGCCCAGTGCTCAGTGCTCCAGACCACGGAGAGCTGAACTGCTCCCACCTGCATGGGGACTTCACCTTTGGCTCCACGTGTGCCTTCTCCTGCCGGCCAGGGTTTGCACTGATGGGGCTGGAAAGCCACGAGTGCACAGCCACAGGGACCTGGACTGGGGATACCCCACGCTGTGAAGGTAGAGCTGCTGCTAGAGCTCAGGGTGTTGCTCCCTTTGGGTGACAATAGGATTTTCCCCAACCTCTTGTCCCCACACTTTAACCCTGTAGTCCCCAGCTCCTTCTTGAAGTGTATGTCTGTCCCTGCAGCCATCACCTGCCCTGTGCTCAGTGCTCCAGACCACGGAGAGCTGAACTGCTCCCACCTCCATGGGGACTTTGCCTTTGGCTCCACGTGTGCCTTCTTCTGTCAGATGGGGTTTGCGTTGATGGGGTTGGAGAGCCGAGAGTGCACGGCCACAGGGACCTGGACCGGGGATGCCCCACGCTGTGAAGGTAGAGCTGCTGCTTGAGGTGTCACAGGCCTTGGAATGACCTTGACATGTTCTCCAGTGTCTTGATCTTCTCATTTCAACAGTTGAGCCTTGTAgtccccagctcctgcttgaAGTGTatctctgtccctgcagccatTGCCTGCCCTGTGCTCAGTGCTCCAGACCACGGAGAGCTGAACTGCTCCCACCTCCATGGGGACTTTGCCTTCGGCTCCACGTGTGCCTTCTCCTGCCAGGCAGGATTTGCGCTGATGGGGCTGGAGAGCCGAGAGTGCACAGCCACAGGGACATGGACTGGGGATGCCCCACAATGCAAAGGTAGAGTTGCTGCTCAGCGTGTCACAGGCCTTGGGATGACCATGGGATGTTCTCTGGTGTCTTGGTCCTCTCATTGCAACAGTTGAGCCTCGTAGTCCCCAGGCTCCTTCTTGAAGTGTATCTCTGTCCCTACAGCCATCACCTGCCCTGTGCTCAGTGCTCCAGACCACGGAGAGCTGAACTGCTCCCACCTCCATGGGGACTTTGCCTTTGGCTCCACGTGTTCCTTCTCCTGTCATACGGGGTTTGCCTTGATGGGGTTGGAGAGCCGAGAGTGCACGGCCACAGGGATCTGGACTGGGGATCCTCCACACTGTGAAGGTAGAGCTGCTGCTTGAGGTGTCACAGGCCTTGGGATGACCTTGAGGTGTTCTCCAGTGTCTTGATCCTCTCATTTCAACAGTTGAGCCTTGTAgtccccagctcctgcttgaAGTGTatctctgtccctgcagccatTGCCTGCCCTGTGCTCAGTGCTCCAGACCACGGAGAGCTGAACTGCTCCCACCTCCATGGGGACTTTGTCTTTGGCTCCACGTGTGCCTTCTCCTGCCAGGCAGGGTTTGCACTGGTAGGGATGGAGAGTCGCGAATGCACAGCCACAGGGGCATGGACTGGGGACACCGCACAATGCAAAGGTAGATCTCATGATCACATGCATGTCTGGAAGTGCTCTGTTGCAGCAGATTGCTTTCCCCAGTGTCCCCTTTCCCTTAACACCCCTGGTCTGTGGCAGCTCATCCCCTGGCTCCCCAGCCCACAtgtccccaccccaccaccatcATTCCTGTCCAATTGATGCTGCCCCTGTGCTTTATCTGCAGTCAtc
Above is a window of Falco biarmicus isolate bFalBia1 chromosome 11, bFalBia1.pri, whole genome shotgun sequence DNA encoding:
- the SELP gene encoding P-selectin isoform X2, yielding MGTAAGLRSAGRTWALSSHGICYLGIAAITWGVVMRMEVGAWKYHYSDQGDYTWEQARNYCQTFFTDLVAIQNKREIEYLNESLPFHNRYYWIGIRKLNGIWTWVGTKKALTKEAENWAAGEPNNRRSNQDCVEIYIKRPRESGKWNDEPCNRRKKALCYQASCPPIPCSQRGECVETIGSYHCECYPGFYGPECEAVVQCAELEPRGARMNCSHPYGDFSYNSTCVFGCHEGFERQGAGTLRCLPSQKWSADIPTCTAITCPELSAPDRGELNCSHLHGDFAFGSTCSFSCQMGFELMGSESRECTATGTWTGDAPRCEAITCPVLSAPDWGELSCSHLHGDFTFGSTCAFSCQAGFALMGPESRKCTATGTWTGDAPRCEAVACPVLSAPDHGELNCSHLHGDFTFGSTCAFSCRPGFALMGLESHECTATGTWTGDTPRCEAITCPVLSAPDHGELNCSHLHGDFAFGSTCAFFCQMGFALMGLESRECTATGTWTGDAPRCEAIACPVLSAPDHGELNCSHLHGDFAFGSTCAFSCQAGFALMGLESRECTATGTWTGDAPQCKAITCPVLSAPDHGELNCSHLHGDFAFGSTCSFSCHTGFALMGLESRECTATGIWTGDPPHCEAIACPVLSAPDHGELNCSHLHGDFVFGSTCAFSCQAGFALVGMESRECTATGAWTGDTAQCKVISCLVLDPPSRGQLSCSHTHGNFTYNSTCTFSCEEGFIRRGAEVLRCAATGNWTRHAPVCTEDGATFLKEVLAYSSGTALAVAGIVLSGMLIALLAKRLSDRDEKKQLLNPTSDLGSPGIFTNAAYDANL
- the SELP gene encoding P-selectin isoform X4, producing MGTAAGLRSAGRTWALSSHGICYLGIAAITWGVVMRMEVGAWKYHYSDQGDYTWEQARNYCQTFFTDLVAIQNKREIEYLNESLPFHNRYYWIGIRKLNGIWTWVGTKKALTKEAENWAAGEPNNRRSNQDCVEIYIKRPRESGKWNDEPCNRRKKALCYQASCPPIPCSQRGECVETIGSYHCECYPGFYGPECEAVVQCAELEPRGARMNCSHPYGDFSYNSTCVFGCHEGFERQGAGTLRCLPSQKWSADIPTCTAITCPELSAPDRGELNCSHLHGDFAFGSTCSFSCQMGFELMGSESRECTATGTWTGDAPRCEAITCPVLSAPDHGELNCSHLHGDFAFGSTCAFFCQMGFALMGLESRECTATGTWTGDAPRCEAIACPVLSAPDHGELNCSHLHGDFAFGSTCAFSCQAGFALMGLESRECTATGTWTGDAPQCKAITCPVLSAPDHGELNCSHLHGDFAFGSTCSFSCHTGFALMGLESRECTATGIWTGDPPHCEAIACPVLSAPDHGELNCSHLHGDFVFGSTCAFSCQAGFALVGMESRECTATGAWTGDTAQCKVISCLVLDPPSRGQLSCSHTHGNFTYNSTCTFSCEEGFIRRGAEVLRCAATGNWTRHAPVCTEDGATFLKEVLAYSSGTALAVAGIVLSGMLIALLAKRLSDRDEKKQLLNPTSDLGSPGIFTNAAYDANL
- the SELP gene encoding P-selectin isoform X3, which translates into the protein MGTAAGLRSAGRTWALSSHGICYLGIAAITWGVVMRMEVGAWKYHYSDQGDYTWEQARNYCQTFFTDLVAIQNKREIEYLNESLPFHNRYYWIGIRKLNGIWTWVGTKKALTKEAENWAAGEPNNRRSNQDCVEIYIKRPRESGKWNDEPCNRRKKALCYQASCPPIPCSQRGECVETIGSYHCECYPGFYGPECEAVVQCAELEPRGARMNCSHPYGDFSYNSTCVFGCHEGFERQGAGTLRCLPSQKWSADIPTCTAITCPELSAPDRGELNCSHLHGDFAFGSTCSFSCQMGFELMGSESRECTATGTWTGDAPRCEAITCPVLSAPDWGELSCSHLHGDFTFGSTCAFSCQAGFALMGPESRKCTATGTWTGDAPRCEAVACPVLSAPDHGELNCSHLHGDFTFGSTCAFSCRPGFALMGLESHECTATGTWTGDTPRCEAITCPVLSAPDHGELNCSHLHGDFAFGSTCAFFCQMGFALMGLESRECTATGTWTGDAPRCEAITCPVLSAPDHGELNCSHLHGDFAFGSTCSFSCHTGFALMGLESRECTATGIWTGDPPHCEAIACPVLSAPDHGELNCSHLHGDFVFGSTCAFSCQAGFALVGMESRECTATGAWTGDTAQCKVISCLVLDPPSRGQLSCSHTHGNFTYNSTCTFSCEEGFIRRGAEVLRCAATGNWTRHAPVCTEDGATFLKEVLAYSSGTALAVAGIVLSGMLIALLAKRLSDRDEKKQLLNPTSDLGSPGIFTNAAYDANL